In a genomic window of Quercus lobata isolate SW786 chromosome 4, ValleyOak3.0 Primary Assembly, whole genome shotgun sequence:
- the LOC115988032 gene encoding probable LRR receptor-like serine/threonine-protein kinase At3g47570 isoform X2, translating to MGLSQLNSAPPSSHSSSFYMRAFILLWWCGLLVTSVAGGNNETDWLALLEFKAKITDDPLQVMSSWNDSIHFCQWQGVTCGRRHQRVTALNLRSLKLVGSISPHVGNLSFLRNLTIQNNSFHNEIPPEIGRLHRIQFLQLQNNTLSGKIPSNFSGCTNLELLYASHNLLIGEIPATLGTLSKLKNFFIFNNDLTGSMPPSLGNLSSLEFLYFAENHLGGVIPDSFGQLSKIKIFGVYSNKLSGTIPPSIFNLSSLIKFHVGLNQIQGHLPSDIGFTLPNIEYLSIAYDHFTGSIPISISNASNLITLGLNHNKLSGKVPSLEKLNRISFFAITNNILGNGGKNDLSFLCSLTNSTYLAKLGINGNKFGGELPKCIGNLSTTLDTLVLDTNKISGKIPTEIGNLINLERLDMYQNKLSGNVPSNVGKLYKLQMLQLDRNNFYGNIPSSIGNLTVLTILSLPENNLQGNIPLSLSKCQNLIHLELNKNNLNGLISPQVIGLSFSPIFLDLSANQFTGVFPMEVGNLKNLEHLDISENMLFGKIPASLGSCMTLEFLSLRRNLFEGIIPPSLVSLRGLEKIDLSNNNLSGQIPKFLEVFVYLKFLNLSYNHFDGEVPKNGVFKNISATFIKGNSKLCGGIPKFKLPKCKYENSKKRKLTLTLKIIISIFSVLFGITLVMSLLFIGSIRTKRKENTSSDSGNLLLNVSYQSLLNATNGFSSTNLIGVGSFGSVYKGILDQGGQVNTVAIKVLNPYYHGASKSFIAECEALRNTRHRNLVKVLTSCCGIDYQGHNFNALVYEFMRNGNLDEWLHPTSRSNETLEEPRSLSLLQRLNIAIDVANALDYLHHNCHTTIVHCDLKPSNILLDDEMVGHVGDFGLAKFLSGAIQDSSQNQSSSIGIRGTIGYTPPEYGVGNEVSTYGDVYSYGILLLEMFTGKRPIDNIFQESLNLHNFVKAALPERISDIIDPILLCDREEGETRVNDITRNKSQNGGPKIQECLIFILGIGVACSVELPSERMNMSAVIIELHAVRKKLLGTNLRKERLKATGAQG from the exons ATGGGGCTTTCCCAGTTGAATTCAGCTCCCCCATCCTCACACTCCTCATCCTTTTATATGCGTGCCTTTATTCTTCTCTGGTGGTGTGGCTTGTTAGTCACCTCTGTGGCTGGCGGGAATAATGAGACGGACTGGTTGGCGTTACTTGAGTTCAAAGCCAAGATCACTGATGACCCTCTCCAGGTTATGAGCTCTTGGAATGACAGCATCCACTTTTGCCAATGGCAAGGGGTCACCTGTGGTCGCCGACATCAAAGGGTCACTGCTTTAAACCTACGATCTCTGAAACTGGTAGGCTCTATATCTCCACATGTaggaaatttaagttttttgagAAATCTAACCATCCAAAACAACAGCTTTCATAATGAAATCCCTCCTGAAATTGGTCGTTTGCATagaattcaatttttacaattGCAAAATAACACTCTCAGTGGAAAAATTCCTAGCAATTTTTCTGGTTGCACAAACCTCGAACTTCTTTATGCCAGTCACAACCTTTTGATTGGAGAAATCCCTGCAACACTTGGCACCTTGTCAAAgcttaaaaacttttttattttcaataatgaTCTAACAGGAAGTATGCCACCTTCTTTAGGAAACTTATCATCTCTAGAATTCTTGTACTTTGCTGAAAATCATTTGGGTGGGGTTATCCCTGATTCTTTTGGCCAATTGTCcaagattaaaatttttggtgTGTATTCAAATAAGTTGTCTGGTACAATTCCTCCTTCAATCTTCAATCTAtcttcattaataaaatttcatgtgGGACTCAACCAAATCCAAGGGCATCTTCCGTCAGACATAGGTTTCACTCTACCAAATATTGAATATTTAAGCATTGCCTACGACCACTTTACTGGATCTATCCCTATTTCAATATCTAATGCCTCAAATTTAATTACACTTGGATTGAACCACAATAAACTAAGTGGAAAAGTTCCTTCTTTGGAGAAGCTGAACAGAATTTCATTTTTTGCCATTACCAATAACATTCTTGGAAATGGAGGGAAAAATGACTTGAGTTTTCTCTGTTCTTTGACAAATTCCACCTATTTGGCTAAATTGGGTATCAATGGAAATAAATTTGGGGGAGAGTTGCCCAAGTGCATTGGCAATTTATCAACTACTCTCGACACATTGGTTCTCGATACTAATAAAATATCTGGAAAGATTCCTACTGAAATAGGAAATTTGATCAACTTGGAGAGACTCGATATGTATCAGAATAAATTATCAGGTAATGTTCCCTCTAATGTTGGAAAGCTTTATAAGCTACAAATGTTGCAATTAGATAGAAACAACTTCTATGGAAACATTCCATCTTCTATTGGAAATTTAACGGTCTTGACAATATTGAGTTTACCCGAGAATAACCTTCAAGGAAACATCCCTTTAAGTCTAAGCAAGTGCCAAAATTTGATACATTTGGAACTTAATAAAAACAATCTCAATGGTTTGATATCCCCACAAGTCATTGGTCTCTCATTCTCACCAATTTTTCTAGATTTATCTGCCAACCAATTTACAGGTGTCTTTCCCATGGAAGTAGGGAATTTGAAAAATCTAGAACATTTGGATATATCTGAAAACATGTTATTTGGTAAAATTCCAGCAAGTCTCGGTAGTTGCATGACGCTAGAATTTTTATCCTTGAGAAGAAACCTCTTTGAAGGGATTATTCCTCCATCTTTGGTATCATTAAGAGGCCTCGAAAAAATAGACCTTTCTAACAATAATTTGTCTGgccaaattccaaaatttttggaggTCTTTGTgtacttaaaatttttgaatctaTCTTACAACCATTTCGATGGTGAGGTACCAAAAAACGGTGTTTTCAAGAACATAAGTGCAACTTTTATAAAGGGAAATAGTAAGCTCTGTGGGGGGATACCTAAGTTTAAGCTTCCTAAATGTAAATATGAAAATTCAAAGAAGAGGAAGTTGACACTTACCTTGAAGATAATAATCTCCATATTTTCTGTGCTTTTTGGAATAACTTTGGTTATGTCACTTCTATTTATTGGTTCtataagaacaaaaagaaaagaaaatacctcAAGTGACTCAGGAAACTTGCTTTTGAATGTATCTTACCAAAGTCTCCTAAATGCAACCAATGGATTTTCTTCTACCAATTTAATTGGTGTGGGTAGCTTTGGGTCTGTGTATAAAGGAATTCTTGATCAAGGTGGACAAGTGAATACAGTTGCTATCAAGGTGCTCAACCCTTACTATCATGGAGCTTCCAAAAGTTTCATAGCTGAGTGTGAGGCTCTACGAAACACTAGACATCGAAATCTTGTAAAGGTGCTTACATCATGTTGTGGTATTGATTATCAAGGTCATAATTTTAATGCTTTGGTATATGAGTTCATGAGAAATGGCAACCTAGATGAATGGTTGCATCCAACATCAAGATCAAATGAGACTCTTGAGGAACCAAGGAGTTTGAGTTTACTTCAGAGATTGAATATTGCCATTGATGTTGCTAATGCATTGGATTATCTTCATCATAATTGTCACACAACAATTGTTCACTGCGATCTCAAGCCTAGCAATATTCTTCTTGATGATGAAATGGTTGGACATGTAGGTGATTTTGGCCTGGCAAAATTCCTTTCTGGTGCTATCCAAGATTCTTCTCAGAACCAATCAAGCTCCATCGGGATACGAGGAACAATTGGTTATACTCCTCCAG AGTATGGAGTGGGAAATGAAGTCTCAACTTATGGTGATGTCTATAGTTATGGCATATTATTGTTAGAGATGTTCACAGGAAAAAGACCTATTGATAACATTTTCCAAGAAAGCTTAAACCTTCATAACTTTGTTAAAGCAGCTTTGCCAGAGAGAATAAGTGATATTATTGATCCTATCCTTCTTTGTGATAGAGAAGAAGGGGAGACAAGGGTAAATGACATAACTCGTAATAAGAGCCAAAATGGAGgtccaaaaattcaagaatgCTTGATTTTTATTCTTGGAATTGGAGTAGCTTGTTCAGTTGAACTTCCAAGTGAAAGGATGAACATGAGTGCTGTTATAATTGAGCTACACGCAGTTCGAAAGAAACTTCTTGGAACTAATCTACGAAAAGAAAGGCTCAAAGCCACAG GTGCACAAGGATGA
- the LOC115988032 gene encoding probable LRR receptor-like serine/threonine-protein kinase At3g47570 isoform X1, which translates to MGLSQLNSAPPSSHSSSFYMRAFILLWWCGLLVTSVAGGNNETDWLALLEFKAKITDDPLQVMSSWNDSIHFCQWQGVTCGRRHQRVTALNLRSLKLVGSISPHVGNLSFLRNLTIQNNSFHNEIPPEIGRLHRIQFLQLQNNTLSGKIPSNFSGCTNLELLYASHNLLIGEIPATLGTLSKLKNFFIFNNDLTGSMPPSLGNLSSLEFLYFAENHLGGVIPDSFGQLSKIKIFGVYSNKLSGTIPPSIFNLSSLIKFHVGLNQIQGHLPSDIGFTLPNIEYLSIAYDHFTGSIPISISNASNLITLGLNHNKLSGKVPSLEKLNRISFFAITNNILGNGGKNDLSFLCSLTNSTYLAKLGINGNKFGGELPKCIGNLSTTLDTLVLDTNKISGKIPTEIGNLINLERLDMYQNKLSGNVPSNVGKLYKLQMLQLDRNNFYGNIPSSIGNLTVLTILSLPENNLQGNIPLSLSKCQNLIHLELNKNNLNGLISPQVIGLSFSPIFLDLSANQFTGVFPMEVGNLKNLEHLDISENMLFGKIPASLGSCMTLEFLSLRRNLFEGIIPPSLVSLRGLEKIDLSNNNLSGQIPKFLEVFVYLKFLNLSYNHFDGEVPKNGVFKNISATFIKGNSKLCGGIPKFKLPKCKYENSKKRKLTLTLKIIISIFSVLFGITLVMSLLFIGSIRTKRKENTSSDSGNLLLNVSYQSLLNATNGFSSTNLIGVGSFGSVYKGILDQGGQVNTVAIKVLNPYYHGASKSFIAECEALRNTRHRNLVKVLTSCCGIDYQGHNFNALVYEFMRNGNLDEWLHPTSRSNETLEEPRSLSLLQRLNIAIDVANALDYLHHNCHTTIVHCDLKPSNILLDDEMVGHVGDFGLAKFLSGAIQDSSQNQSSSIGIRGTIGYTPPEYGVGNEVSTYGDVYSYGILLLEMFTGKRPIDNIFQESLNLHNFVKAALPERISDIIDPILLCDREEGETRVNDITRNKSQNGGPKIQECLIFILGIGVACSVELPSERMNMSAVIIELHAVRKKLLGTNLRKERLKATGKFCVLLGIIIW; encoded by the exons ATGGGGCTTTCCCAGTTGAATTCAGCTCCCCCATCCTCACACTCCTCATCCTTTTATATGCGTGCCTTTATTCTTCTCTGGTGGTGTGGCTTGTTAGTCACCTCTGTGGCTGGCGGGAATAATGAGACGGACTGGTTGGCGTTACTTGAGTTCAAAGCCAAGATCACTGATGACCCTCTCCAGGTTATGAGCTCTTGGAATGACAGCATCCACTTTTGCCAATGGCAAGGGGTCACCTGTGGTCGCCGACATCAAAGGGTCACTGCTTTAAACCTACGATCTCTGAAACTGGTAGGCTCTATATCTCCACATGTaggaaatttaagttttttgagAAATCTAACCATCCAAAACAACAGCTTTCATAATGAAATCCCTCCTGAAATTGGTCGTTTGCATagaattcaatttttacaattGCAAAATAACACTCTCAGTGGAAAAATTCCTAGCAATTTTTCTGGTTGCACAAACCTCGAACTTCTTTATGCCAGTCACAACCTTTTGATTGGAGAAATCCCTGCAACACTTGGCACCTTGTCAAAgcttaaaaacttttttattttcaataatgaTCTAACAGGAAGTATGCCACCTTCTTTAGGAAACTTATCATCTCTAGAATTCTTGTACTTTGCTGAAAATCATTTGGGTGGGGTTATCCCTGATTCTTTTGGCCAATTGTCcaagattaaaatttttggtgTGTATTCAAATAAGTTGTCTGGTACAATTCCTCCTTCAATCTTCAATCTAtcttcattaataaaatttcatgtgGGACTCAACCAAATCCAAGGGCATCTTCCGTCAGACATAGGTTTCACTCTACCAAATATTGAATATTTAAGCATTGCCTACGACCACTTTACTGGATCTATCCCTATTTCAATATCTAATGCCTCAAATTTAATTACACTTGGATTGAACCACAATAAACTAAGTGGAAAAGTTCCTTCTTTGGAGAAGCTGAACAGAATTTCATTTTTTGCCATTACCAATAACATTCTTGGAAATGGAGGGAAAAATGACTTGAGTTTTCTCTGTTCTTTGACAAATTCCACCTATTTGGCTAAATTGGGTATCAATGGAAATAAATTTGGGGGAGAGTTGCCCAAGTGCATTGGCAATTTATCAACTACTCTCGACACATTGGTTCTCGATACTAATAAAATATCTGGAAAGATTCCTACTGAAATAGGAAATTTGATCAACTTGGAGAGACTCGATATGTATCAGAATAAATTATCAGGTAATGTTCCCTCTAATGTTGGAAAGCTTTATAAGCTACAAATGTTGCAATTAGATAGAAACAACTTCTATGGAAACATTCCATCTTCTATTGGAAATTTAACGGTCTTGACAATATTGAGTTTACCCGAGAATAACCTTCAAGGAAACATCCCTTTAAGTCTAAGCAAGTGCCAAAATTTGATACATTTGGAACTTAATAAAAACAATCTCAATGGTTTGATATCCCCACAAGTCATTGGTCTCTCATTCTCACCAATTTTTCTAGATTTATCTGCCAACCAATTTACAGGTGTCTTTCCCATGGAAGTAGGGAATTTGAAAAATCTAGAACATTTGGATATATCTGAAAACATGTTATTTGGTAAAATTCCAGCAAGTCTCGGTAGTTGCATGACGCTAGAATTTTTATCCTTGAGAAGAAACCTCTTTGAAGGGATTATTCCTCCATCTTTGGTATCATTAAGAGGCCTCGAAAAAATAGACCTTTCTAACAATAATTTGTCTGgccaaattccaaaatttttggaggTCTTTGTgtacttaaaatttttgaatctaTCTTACAACCATTTCGATGGTGAGGTACCAAAAAACGGTGTTTTCAAGAACATAAGTGCAACTTTTATAAAGGGAAATAGTAAGCTCTGTGGGGGGATACCTAAGTTTAAGCTTCCTAAATGTAAATATGAAAATTCAAAGAAGAGGAAGTTGACACTTACCTTGAAGATAATAATCTCCATATTTTCTGTGCTTTTTGGAATAACTTTGGTTATGTCACTTCTATTTATTGGTTCtataagaacaaaaagaaaagaaaatacctcAAGTGACTCAGGAAACTTGCTTTTGAATGTATCTTACCAAAGTCTCCTAAATGCAACCAATGGATTTTCTTCTACCAATTTAATTGGTGTGGGTAGCTTTGGGTCTGTGTATAAAGGAATTCTTGATCAAGGTGGACAAGTGAATACAGTTGCTATCAAGGTGCTCAACCCTTACTATCATGGAGCTTCCAAAAGTTTCATAGCTGAGTGTGAGGCTCTACGAAACACTAGACATCGAAATCTTGTAAAGGTGCTTACATCATGTTGTGGTATTGATTATCAAGGTCATAATTTTAATGCTTTGGTATATGAGTTCATGAGAAATGGCAACCTAGATGAATGGTTGCATCCAACATCAAGATCAAATGAGACTCTTGAGGAACCAAGGAGTTTGAGTTTACTTCAGAGATTGAATATTGCCATTGATGTTGCTAATGCATTGGATTATCTTCATCATAATTGTCACACAACAATTGTTCACTGCGATCTCAAGCCTAGCAATATTCTTCTTGATGATGAAATGGTTGGACATGTAGGTGATTTTGGCCTGGCAAAATTCCTTTCTGGTGCTATCCAAGATTCTTCTCAGAACCAATCAAGCTCCATCGGGATACGAGGAACAATTGGTTATACTCCTCCAG AGTATGGAGTGGGAAATGAAGTCTCAACTTATGGTGATGTCTATAGTTATGGCATATTATTGTTAGAGATGTTCACAGGAAAAAGACCTATTGATAACATTTTCCAAGAAAGCTTAAACCTTCATAACTTTGTTAAAGCAGCTTTGCCAGAGAGAATAAGTGATATTATTGATCCTATCCTTCTTTGTGATAGAGAAGAAGGGGAGACAAGGGTAAATGACATAACTCGTAATAAGAGCCAAAATGGAGgtccaaaaattcaagaatgCTTGATTTTTATTCTTGGAATTGGAGTAGCTTGTTCAGTTGAACTTCCAAGTGAAAGGATGAACATGAGTGCTGTTATAATTGAGCTACACGCAGTTCGAAAGAAACTTCTTGGAACTAATCTACGAAAAGAAAGGCTCAAAGCCACAGGTAAATTTTGTGTCTTGTTAGGCATTATAATTTGGTAG